The proteins below come from a single Panicum hallii strain FIL2 chromosome 7, PHallii_v3.1, whole genome shotgun sequence genomic window:
- the LOC112899735 gene encoding beta-glucosidase 18-like: protein MAGGEAWRPLLAGAWLLWLLLPWASAVRRSDFPESFLFGTATSSYQIEGAYLEGSKSLSNWDVLTHLPGRIKDGSTGDIADDHYHRFEDDVELMHSLGTNAYRFSISWARILPKGRFGKVNPEGIEFYNELIDSLLLKGIEPFVTLTHYDIPQELEDRYGAWLSAEIRRDFGHLADVCFAAFGDRVKYWATFNEPNVAVRKGYMLGTYPPERCSPPYGSCARGDSGAEPYVATHNVVLAHATAVEIYKRKYQSKQKGLIGIVMSTTWYEPLTDAPEDRLATERALAFDVPWFLDPIVYGDYPPEMRQLLGSRLPTFSPEERRKLGYKLDFIGVNHYTTLYAKDCMFSPGCPLGQETRHALAAVTGERNGRPIGPPTAMPTFYVVPEGIEKIVTYIMTRYNNLPMFITENGYAQGGDGYANVDDWLDDQGRIQYLDGYLTKLAKVIRDGADVRGYFVWSLIDNFEWLYGYTLRFGLHYVDYQTQERKPKSSALWYKRFLQSLHEAQ from the exons atggcaGGCGGCGAGGCATGGcggccgctgctcgccggcgcGTGGCTCCTGTGGCTTCTTCTCCCGTGGGCCTCGGCCGTCCGCCGGAGCGACTTCCCGGAGTCGTTCCTCTTCGGCACCGCCACTTCCTCGTACCAG ATCGAAGGTGCGTACCTCGAGGGCAGCAAGAGTTTAAGCAATTGGGATGTGCTTACTCATCTACCAG GGAGAATCAAAGATGGAAGCACCGGGGACATCGCAGATGATCACTACCATCGTTTCGAG GACGACGTTGAGCTGATGCACTCTCTCGGCACAAACGCCTACAGGTTCTCTATATCATGGGCCAGAATCCTTCCAA AAGGGAGATTCGGCAAAGTGAACCCAGAAGGCATCGAGTTCTACAACGAACTCATCGACTCACTCCTGCTCAAAG GAATAGAGCCGTTCGTCACGCTGACCCACTACGACATCCCGCAAGAGCTGGAGGACAGGTACGGGGCGTGGCTCAGCGCCGAGATCCGGCGCGACTTCGGCCACCTCGCCGACGTGTGCTTCGCGGCGTTCGGCGACCGCGTCAAGTACTGGGCCACCTTCAACGAGCCCAATGTGGCCGTGCGCAAGGGCTACATGCTCGGCACCTACCCGCCCGAGCGCTGCTCGCCGCCGTACGGCTCCTGCGCCCGCGGCGACTCCGGCGCCGAGCCCTACGTCGCCACGCACAACGTCGTCCTGGCCCACGCCACCGCCGTAGAGATTTACAAGAGGAAGTACCAG AGCAAGCAGAAGGGCTTGATCGGCATCGTCATGTCCACCACCTGGTACGAGCCGCTGACGGACGCACCAGAGGACCGGCTGGCGACTGAGCGGGCGCTGGCCTTCGACGTTCCATG GTTTCTTGATCCAATAGTCTACGGCGACTATCCTCCGGAGATGCGGCAGCTCCTGGGCTCCCGGCTGCCGACCTTCTCGCCGGAGGAGAGAAGGAAGCTGGGTTACAAGCTGGACTTCATCGGCGTCAACCACTACACCACCCTGTACGCCAAGGACTGCATGTTTTCACCAGGCTGCCCGTTGGGGCAGGAGACCCGGCACGCGCTGGCGGCCGTCACCGGAGAGAGGAACGGGCGCCCCATCGGACCTCCA ACAGCGATGCCGACGTTCTACGTTGTCCCCGAGGGGATAGAGAAGATTGTCACCTACATCATGACGAGATACAACAACCTGCCCATGTTCATAACCGAAAATG GTTACGCGCAGGGTGGAGATGGTTATGCCAATGTCGATGACTGGCTTGACGACCAGGGCAGGATACAGTACCTGGACGGTTACCTCACAAAACTCGCCAAAGTTATCAG GGACGGAGCTGATGTCCGTGGCTACTTCGTCTGGTCTCTCATCGACAATTTTGAGTGGTTGTATGGGTACACTCTACGGTTTGGACTTCACTACGTGGACTACCAAACGCAGGAAAGGAAGCCCAAGTCGTCAGCGCTGTGGTACAAAAGATTCCTCCAAAGTCTGCACGAAGCTCAATAG